The Sphaerospermopsis torques-reginae ITEP-024 genome has a window encoding:
- the kaiB gene encoding circadian clock protein KaiB, with protein MNKAKKTYVLKLYVAGNTPNSVRALNTLKNILEQEFQGVYALKVIDVLKNPQLAEEDKILATPTLSKILPPPVRKIIGDLSDRERVLIGLDLLYEELNEEDWEQ; from the coding sequence ATGAATAAAGCCAAAAAAACCTATGTTCTCAAGCTATATGTCGCAGGGAACACACCCAACTCCGTGCGAGCATTAAACACACTCAAAAACATATTAGAACAGGAGTTTCAAGGAGTTTATGCCCTAAAAGTAATTGATGTCCTCAAAAACCCACAATTAGCCGAAGAAGACAAAATATTAGCCACACCGACATTATCGAAGATTTTGCCCCCTCCCGTTCGCAAAATCATAGGTGATCTTTCAGACAGAGAAAGAGTTTTAATCGGTTTAGACTTACTTTATGAAGAATTAAATGAAGAAGACTGGGAACAGTAA
- a CDS encoding protein adenylyltransferase SelO: MTLAQTPNSTTSSNPLLSLKYESALESLGNDYYDEVAAEEFPQHILRWRNNAILPRLGLEATTVKDEDFIHAFGKFQSRKPFLALRYHGYQFGEYNPHLGDGRGFLYGQVRGIDGELYDFGTKGSGRTPYSRGGDGMLTLKGGVREVLAAEALHRLGVKTSRCLSMIETGLSLWRGDEPSPTRSSVMIRMSKSHIRFGTFERLHYLKRPDLTQKLLDHVIDQYYPNLKNEDDKYALFYAELVKRVADLVAQWMAAGFCHAVLNTDNMSITGESFDYGPYAFIPTYDLYFTAAYFDYYRRYCYGQQPSICHLNLEMLQEPLKAIIDIRDLQHGLGKFAEDYHQEYRNLMLKKLGFEDGSLAEGDDLLDLTVTFLKDSQINYHQFFADMARTFSMKWRDEPALVMNGSDIVPSVGSSNIFDNWCLLYHKILNNFDPEEMQTISQTLNKYNPQANLLRPVIESIWKPITEEDNWQPFYDLVKQFQSNV, from the coding sequence ATGACACTCGCCCAAACTCCAAATTCCACCACTTCAAGTAATCCTTTACTATCACTTAAATACGAAAGTGCCTTAGAATCATTAGGTAATGATTACTATGATGAAGTCGCAGCCGAGGAATTTCCTCAACACATTTTGCGCTGGCGTAATAATGCAATTTTACCACGCTTAGGACTTGAAGCAACAACAGTAAAAGACGAAGATTTTATTCACGCATTTGGTAAATTTCAAAGCAGAAAACCATTTTTAGCATTGCGTTATCACGGTTATCAATTTGGCGAATATAACCCCCATTTAGGTGATGGTAGAGGTTTTCTCTACGGACAAGTTAGGGGAATAGATGGGGAATTATATGATTTTGGGACAAAAGGTTCAGGAAGAACACCTTACTCCCGTGGTGGTGATGGAATGCTCACTCTGAAAGGAGGAGTCAGAGAAGTTTTAGCAGCAGAAGCATTACATCGTTTAGGTGTGAAAACTTCCCGCTGTTTAAGTATGATTGAAACCGGGTTAAGTTTATGGCGTGGTGATGAACCTTCTCCCACTCGTTCCTCAGTCATGATTAGAATGAGTAAATCTCATATTCGGTTTGGAACTTTTGAAAGATTGCATTATTTGAAACGTCCTGATTTAACTCAGAAATTGTTAGATCATGTGATTGATCAATATTACCCAAACTTGAAAAATGAAGATGATAAATATGCTTTATTTTATGCTGAATTAGTCAAAAGAGTAGCTGATTTAGTAGCGCAATGGATGGCGGCGGGTTTTTGTCATGCAGTTTTAAATACTGATAATATGTCAATTACCGGGGAAAGTTTTGATTATGGTCCCTATGCTTTTATTCCTACTTATGATTTATACTTTACTGCTGCCTATTTCGATTATTATCGCCGCTATTGTTACGGACAGCAACCAAGTATTTGTCATCTGAATTTAGAAATGTTACAAGAACCATTAAAAGCAATCATTGATATTCGTGATTTACAGCATGGTTTAGGAAAGTTTGCTGAAGACTATCATCAGGAATATCGAAATTTAATGTTGAAAAAGTTAGGTTTTGAAGATGGTAGTTTAGCGGAAGGTGATGATTTATTAGATTTGACAGTTACTTTTTTGAAAGATAGTCAAATTAATTATCATCAATTTTTTGCAGATATGGCGCGGACTTTTTCTATGAAATGGCGTGATGAACCAGCTTTAGTAATGAATGGTTCTGATATTGTCCCATCTGTAGGTTCATCAAATATTTTTGATAATTGGTGTCTGCTTTATCATAAAATCCTGAATAATTTTGATCCTGAAGAAATGCAGACAATTTCTCAAACATTGAATAAATATAATCCCCAAGCAAATTTATTAAGACCGGTGATTGAGTCAATTTGGAAACCAATTACAGAAGAGGATAATTGGCAACCTTTTTATGATTTAGTCAAACAATTTCAATCAAACGTTTGA
- a CDS encoding glycerate kinase: protein MLSEWLKEFWLTGEIDADWQVLAQATTLADPVRAKVFNITPDNVAQVIQERSQLLKSVFPAFSQFCENNLQIPTQAMLQVLWDLWLPLGMKIASQRQKLGRPLIQGILGGQGTGKTTMSRILCLILQELGYSTLSLSLDDLYKTYSDRLTLMQQDPRLIWRGPPGTHDIDLGLSVLDQIRQGNSPVTVPRFDKSAFSGAGDRTTPEIFTNVDIVLFEGWFVGVLPIDPQAFTTAPPPIITDDDRAFARDMNHQLQAYLPLWQRLDSLIALDPSDYRCSLAWRKQAERKMIVAGKSGMNDSQIEEFVNYFWRSLHPELLIKPLLISSKVDLVIQVNTDHSFGAISSYHSDKC from the coding sequence ATGCTCAGTGAGTGGCTCAAGGAATTTTGGCTCACAGGTGAAATAGATGCTGATTGGCAAGTGTTAGCACAAGCAACAACACTGGCTGATCCTGTGAGGGCAAAGGTTTTTAATATTACCCCCGATAATGTGGCTCAAGTGATTCAAGAGCGATCGCAGCTACTTAAATCGGTTTTCCCTGCTTTTAGCCAATTTTGCGAAAATAACCTGCAAATACCTACTCAGGCTATGTTACAGGTCTTGTGGGATTTATGGCTACCGTTGGGAATGAAAATCGCATCCCAGCGACAAAAGTTAGGCAGACCTTTGATTCAGGGGATTTTAGGTGGACAAGGTACTGGTAAAACCACAATGTCCCGGATTCTCTGTTTGATTCTCCAGGAATTAGGATACTCTACTTTAAGTTTATCTTTGGATGACTTATATAAAACATACAGCGATCGCTTGACTTTAATGCAGCAAGATCCCCGTTTGATTTGGCGTGGTCCACCAGGAACTCACGATATTGACTTAGGTTTAAGTGTACTCGATCAAATTCGTCAAGGCAACAGTCCTGTGACAGTTCCCCGCTTTGATAAATCTGCTTTCTCTGGTGCCGGCGATCGCACTACCCCAGAAATTTTTACCAATGTTGATATAGTCCTGTTTGAAGGTTGGTTTGTGGGTGTACTACCCATTGATCCCCAAGCTTTTACTACCGCACCACCCCCCATTATCACAGATGATGATCGGGCTTTTGCTCGTGACATGAATCACCAACTGCAAGCTTATTTACCACTATGGCAACGCTTAGATAGCTTGATAGCACTTGATCCCAGCGATTATCGTTGTTCTTTAGCATGGCGTAAACAAGCTGAAAGAAAAATGATTGTTGCTGGTAAATCCGGCATGAATGATTCACAAATCGAGGAATTTGTCAATTACTTTTGGCGTTCATTACATCCAGAATTATTGATCAAGCCATTATTAATATCCTCGAAAGTTGATTTAGTCATTCAAGTGAATACTGATCACTCTTTTGGTGCAATCTCTAGTTATCACTCTGACAAATGTTAA
- the kaiC gene encoding circadian clock protein KaiC, producing the protein MSDQEQQEQQKPASGGVEKIRTMIEGFDDISHGGLPVGRTTLVSGTSGTGKTLLSLQFLYNGITYFDEPGVFVTFEESPSDIIKNAHIFGWNLQKLIEEGKLFILDASPDPEGQDIVGNFDLSALIERLQYAIRKYKAHRVSIDSITAVFQQYEAVGVVRREIFRLVARLKQLYVTTIITTERGEEYGPVASFGVEEFVSDNVVIVRNVLEGERRRRTIEILKLRGTTHMKGEYPFTITNAGVNIFPLGAMRLTQRSSNVRVSSGVSTLDEMCGGGFFKDSIILATGATGTGKTLLVSKFIQDGCVSGERAILFAYEESRAQLSRNAYSWGIDFEELEHQGLLKIICTYPESTGLEDHLQIIKSEIADFKPARIAIDSLSALARGVSNNAFRQFVIGVTGYAKQEEITGFFTNTSDQFMGSHSITDSHISTITDTIIMLQYVEIHGEMSRAINVFKMRGSWHDKGIREYNITADGPNIKDSFRNYERIVSGAPSRVSIDEKAELSRIVKRFEDK; encoded by the coding sequence ATGAGTGACCAAGAGCAACAAGAACAACAAAAACCAGCAAGTGGTGGTGTAGAGAAAATTCGCACCATGATTGAGGGATTTGACGATATTAGTCATGGCGGTTTACCAGTGGGTAGAACAACCTTAGTCAGCGGTACATCTGGTACTGGAAAAACCTTATTATCTCTGCAATTTCTTTATAATGGTATCACCTACTTTGATGAACCAGGAGTATTTGTTACCTTCGAGGAATCACCCAGCGACATTATTAAAAACGCCCATATTTTTGGCTGGAATTTACAAAAACTAATTGAAGAAGGGAAACTGTTTATTCTCGACGCTTCCCCCGATCCCGAAGGGCAAGATATTGTGGGGAATTTTGACCTTTCCGCTTTAATTGAAAGGTTGCAATATGCTATTCGCAAATACAAAGCCCATCGTGTTTCCATTGACTCCATTACCGCAGTCTTCCAACAATATGAAGCAGTGGGAGTAGTGCGGCGCGAGATATTCCGGCTCGTAGCGCGTCTTAAACAATTATACGTCACCACAATCATTACCACAGAACGGGGAGAAGAATATGGACCAGTAGCTTCTTTTGGGGTAGAAGAATTTGTTTCTGACAACGTGGTAATTGTGCGTAACGTTTTAGAAGGAGAACGCCGCCGCCGCACCATAGAAATTCTCAAATTGCGCGGTACAACCCACATGAAAGGTGAATATCCATTTACAATCACCAATGCCGGAGTTAATATATTCCCCTTGGGAGCAATGCGGTTAACACAAAGATCCTCAAATGTCCGTGTATCTTCAGGAGTTAGCACCCTAGATGAAATGTGTGGTGGTGGTTTCTTCAAAGATTCGATTATTTTAGCCACAGGAGCTACAGGTACTGGTAAAACTCTCTTAGTCAGCAAATTTATTCAAGATGGTTGTGTCAGCGGTGAGAGAGCCATATTATTTGCTTATGAAGAATCCCGCGCTCAACTTTCTCGAAATGCTTATTCTTGGGGAATTGACTTTGAGGAATTAGAACACCAAGGTTTATTAAAAATAATTTGTACCTATCCTGAATCAACTGGATTAGAAGATCACTTACAAATTATTAAATCAGAAATTGCCGATTTTAAACCAGCCCGGATTGCTATTGACTCCCTTTCGGCATTGGCTAGAGGCGTAAGTAATAATGCTTTTCGCCAATTTGTGATTGGGGTAACAGGTTATGCCAAACAAGAAGAAATTACAGGCTTCTTTACCAATACCAGTGACCAATTTATGGGGTCACATTCCATTACAGATTCTCATATTTCCACGATTACTGACACAATTATTATGTTGCAGTACGTAGAAATTCATGGAGAAATGTCACGGGCAATCAACGTCTTTAAAATGCGGGGTTCGTGGCACGATAAAGGGATTAGGGAGTACAATATTACGGCTGATGGACCTAATATTAAAGATTCCTTCCGTAATTACGAGAGAATTGTCAGTGGAGCGCCTAGCCGCGTTAGCATAGACGAAAAGGCGGAACTTTCTCGCATTGTTAAACGTTTTGAAGACAAATAA
- a CDS encoding ArnT family glycosyltransferase produces the protein MRLKLSDRPSVNQWLKKIKERPAPAVTTIAILWLLLINFIAFGWNLGNVGLVDETEPLFAEASRQMLVTGDWITPFFNGQTRFDKPALIYWCQAIAYSIIGVNEWAARIPSALAATGVTALSFYIVQWHFAKKDQLEQTANPSRRYLTAALASAIMALNPEMIVWGRIGVSDMLLTGCIASALLCFFLGYAQNSTPSRFPNKWYLASYVLMGGAILTKGPVGIVLPGFIMIAFALYLGKFWQLWREMRPIFGLFLVFLVSAPWYILVTWRNGWNFINAFFGYHNIERFTEVVNGHSAPWYFYFLVVLLGFAPYSVFIPAAIAKFKFWEKKQRSHFLNQERSQHLGLFTCFWFLGVFGFFTIAVTKLPSYVLPLMPAAAILVALFWSDLFSHTQTDKSFKSFRISSWVNVAFLSTIAVALFNLFKLVGTDPAAPELYQQIQNSGLTNWGGIIWLVTAIIIAALILIRSFRPIIAINIVGFVAFLAIVLMPALFMMDAQRQAPLRELSVLAVEEKQPHEELVMVGFKKPTVTFYSQKKVTYLSAAQEAIDYIHTQAAKKTNPPSLLLLAEHKKLIEMELPPDNYKDIATKGAYNLIRIPFQRIKQDRKEKMKIS, from the coding sequence ATGAGGTTAAAATTGAGCGATCGCCCTTCTGTTAACCAATGGTTGAAAAAAATCAAAGAACGTCCAGCCCCTGCTGTGACGACTATTGCCATCCTCTGGTTGCTGTTGATTAACTTCATAGCTTTTGGCTGGAATTTAGGCAATGTCGGCTTAGTTGACGAAACAGAGCCACTGTTCGCCGAAGCTTCCCGGCAAATGCTAGTTACAGGAGATTGGATCACACCGTTTTTTAATGGTCAAACTCGGTTTGACAAACCAGCATTAATTTATTGGTGTCAAGCGATCGCCTACTCTATCATCGGCGTAAACGAATGGGCAGCACGCATACCCTCAGCACTAGCCGCTACCGGTGTTACAGCTTTATCGTTCTACATTGTGCAGTGGCATTTTGCCAAAAAAGATCAACTAGAACAAACAGCAAACCCCAGCCGTCGTTACCTCACAGCCGCCCTAGCATCAGCTATCATGGCACTCAACCCAGAAATGATAGTTTGGGGAAGAATCGGTGTATCTGATATGTTACTCACCGGTTGTATAGCCTCCGCCTTACTATGTTTCTTTTTGGGATACGCTCAAAATTCCACCCCCTCCCGCTTCCCTAATAAATGGTATTTAGCCAGTTATGTTTTGATGGGTGGAGCAATTTTAACTAAAGGACCAGTCGGCATAGTTTTACCAGGTTTCATCATGATCGCCTTTGCCCTATACTTAGGCAAATTCTGGCAACTATGGCGAGAAATGCGCCCAATTTTCGGACTATTCCTAGTCTTCCTCGTATCTGCTCCCTGGTATATCTTGGTGACTTGGCGCAATGGCTGGAATTTCATAAATGCCTTTTTTGGCTATCACAACATAGAACGCTTTACAGAGGTAGTTAACGGTCACTCAGCGCCTTGGTATTTTTACTTTTTAGTCGTGTTATTGGGTTTTGCACCATATTCAGTTTTTATCCCTGCGGCCATAGCTAAATTCAAATTTTGGGAAAAGAAGCAGCGATCGCACTTTCTCAACCAAGAACGTTCTCAACACTTAGGTTTATTTACCTGTTTTTGGTTTTTAGGTGTATTTGGCTTTTTCACCATCGCTGTCACCAAACTTCCCAGTTATGTATTACCTTTAATGCCAGCCGCAGCTATTCTGGTAGCCTTATTTTGGAGTGATTTATTTTCCCATACCCAAACTGATAAATCTTTTAAATCTTTCCGCATCAGCAGTTGGGTAAACGTTGCCTTTTTATCCACAATAGCAGTCGCCTTATTTAACCTCTTCAAATTAGTAGGCACAGATCCCGCCGCACCTGAACTTTACCAACAAATTCAAAATTCAGGTTTAACAAATTGGGGGGGTATAATTTGGCTAGTTACAGCTATTATTATCGCTGCTTTAATATTAATTCGTAGTTTCCGTCCCATCATCGCTATTAATATTGTGGGATTTGTGGCATTTTTAGCAATTGTTTTAATGCCAGCATTATTTATGATGGATGCACAAAGACAAGCACCTTTAAGAGAATTATCTGTACTTGCAGTGGAAGAAAAACAACCTCATGAAGAATTAGTCATGGTAGGTTTCAAAAAACCAACAGTAACTTTCTACTCACAAAAAAAAGTCACTTACCTTTCTGCTGCACAAGAAGCTATAGATTATATTCACACTCAAGCAGCCAAAAAAACTAATCCACCATCATTACTACTTTTAGCCGAACATAAAAAGTTGATAGAAATGGAATTACCACCAGATAATTATAAAGATATCGCCACCAAAGGAGCTTATAATTTGATTCGCATCCCCTTTCAACGAATTAAACAAGATAGAAAAGAAAAAATGAAAATTTCTTAA
- a CDS encoding circadian clock protein KaiA: protein MLLPILLICPPILKKYLYNSDAANNQAGLIGQCRNLIDEIFSQFFGLPLTATTPINGQFLHNRMQENRDLSLKHINKQNYVFACNEQKSQQWFQEMSPSEKQELLANLKSDYRKILINYFITDKTLKTAIDKFINTLFYANIPVPQIIEIHMELIDEFSKQLKLEGRSDETLLDYRLTLIDILAHLCEVYRCSVSKMN from the coding sequence ATGTTATTACCTATATTGTTGATTTGTCCACCAATTCTTAAGAAATATTTATATAATTCTGATGCGGCAAATAACCAAGCTGGTTTAATCGGGCAGTGCAGGAATTTGATTGATGAGATTTTTTCTCAATTCTTTGGGTTGCCGCTGACTGCTACCACTCCTATAAACGGACAATTTTTACACAATAGGATGCAGGAGAATAGAGACCTATCATTAAAGCATATTAATAAGCAGAATTATGTATTTGCGTGCAATGAGCAAAAAAGCCAGCAATGGTTCCAAGAAATGAGTCCATCGGAAAAGCAGGAACTATTAGCGAACCTCAAATCTGATTACCGGAAAATTCTCATCAATTACTTTATCACAGACAAAACTCTCAAAACTGCAATTGATAAATTCATCAACACCTTATTTTATGCTAATATTCCTGTGCCACAAATTATAGAAATTCACATGGAACTGATTGACGAATTTTCCAAACAGCTAAAATTAGAAGGCAGGAGCGATGAAACATTACTAGATTACCGGCTGACATTGATAGATATTCTGGCACATTTGTGTGAAGTATATAGATGTTCTGTGTCTAAAATGAACTGA
- a CDS encoding DUF565 domain-containing protein has protein sequence MQNTRLNNLFSTIARSVEQWFVNPWRRLSLLLISWLFGFFMGSAVSTTAGQKAELDMVAAAFLVLLTEITSRIFYSRRFLARQALWVETLNFLKVGFIYSLFLEAFKLGS, from the coding sequence ATGCAAAATACTCGTCTTAACAACTTATTCAGTACCATTGCCAGGAGTGTGGAGCAATGGTTTGTGAATCCTTGGCGGCGCTTATCCCTACTTTTAATCAGTTGGTTATTTGGTTTTTTTATGGGATCGGCAGTATCTACTACCGCTGGACAAAAGGCCGAGTTGGATATGGTGGCCGCTGCTTTTTTGGTTCTACTAACGGAGATCACCAGCAGGATTTTTTACAGTCGCCGCTTTTTGGCTAGACAAGCTCTGTGGGTGGAAACTCTGAACTTTCTGAAAGTTGGTTTCATCTACAGTCTATTCTTAGAAGCCTTTAAGCTGGGTTCGTAA
- a CDS encoding ATP-binding response regulator, translated as MLMLHYPLYDFLATVPSCSQASTLAVVLEILEKEQCDRLVVVNQQQSPIGLLNSARLIPKLLTAASGETFLNLQQPIFTLSPNLISPIGTIPASEPLDKLSLFLRYQQNQKNKNLDWALIDADGKFLGLLDHLRLLSFLAKNKVTIASNLAGTTENNTRRKNSSYKQNQHQSLRYNALVQLLERLPWPLMLQTSTGEVLTQNPAWWQQLGVLKDPEGIRLQVETILSPVRREDPEYIHRQTFKVYSDISKGATEDAVTLMPEARGHNLPKSSQAPHSTSVLAMMQEQQGKANATSSHCYLDAKQGSCTCVVQVQNGQERIWQFAKILLDSPELKVGGGDAEVLNSTNNSANFTDNLWLVLATDVTEQQQLFKELAAKNADLIQLNRLKDEFLACISHELKTPLTAVLGLSRLLADQQLGELNERQARYAGLIHQSGRHLMSVVNDILDLTRMETGQMELTPSLVQIREVCDRALSEVITLHSQPSKTTESANDHQFSLTIEPGLKEMVADELRLRQMLVHLLSNAFKFTETTGELGLRVNRWEGWIAFTVWDTGIGIPEHQQHLIFQKFQQLENPLTRQFEGTGLGLVLTRALARLHGGDVSFLSREGKGSQFTLLLPPSPPKTSFSESEGGNLEVHQPISSQRLILVVEAVARYIEDLTQHLKGLGYRVVIARSGTEALEKARRLQPKTIFLNPLLPLLSGWDVLTLLKSDSATRHIPVIITATGAEKEHAYANRADAFLSLPVEHQALVPILERLCATPEVQQVGLTNSDIVPEKTPLRILRLVNPELESVNPQPSLREHRVIEVDDLDQAEILARVWQFDVILLDVDSSNAQHYLQHLTKYQRLAKLPLVTCDVATTLAASQISGLGVFPCLTPLGGENLNSNGKPDPLLSVLEIASNIGCPPNILVVDLAKFGDLPQIKRKPAKGYRLEKKSAVQDVNQTLTNDQEMGYSAQNNQRGSEWFQALIQYLQTAGFKAAMGNSWTELLQQIRHQSVDLLLICLGESAADKEAQEALTALSDLSFNLPPILLIDKRLNQVNTAIDQTQNNQNNDYQWGEIPESIAIQRLPHSISMADLLNQINQALGKG; from the coding sequence ATGTTAATGCTACATTACCCGCTTTATGACTTTTTAGCAACCGTACCCAGCTGCTCTCAAGCAAGCACTCTGGCAGTGGTGTTGGAGATTTTGGAGAAAGAGCAGTGCGATCGCTTGGTAGTGGTAAATCAACAACAAAGTCCCATAGGATTATTGAATTCTGCCCGTTTAATCCCAAAATTATTAACAGCAGCCAGTGGTGAAACTTTTTTAAATCTACAGCAACCCATTTTCACTTTGAGTCCGAATCTGATTTCCCCCATCGGGACTATACCAGCTTCTGAGCCACTGGATAAATTAAGTTTGTTTTTACGTTACCAACAAAACCAAAAAAATAAAAATTTAGATTGGGCATTGATTGATGCAGATGGTAAATTTTTAGGTCTACTGGATCACCTACGCCTACTCAGCTTTTTAGCTAAAAATAAAGTTACAATTGCCTCTAACCTTGCTGGGACGACGGAAAATAATACTAGAAGAAAAAATAGCTCTTATAAGCAGAATCAACATCAATCACTAAGATATAACGCTTTAGTGCAGTTATTGGAAAGACTGCCTTGGCCTTTAATGTTGCAAACAAGCACCGGTGAAGTTTTAACACAAAATCCTGCTTGGTGGCAACAATTGGGAGTTTTGAAAGATCCAGAAGGAATTAGGCTACAAGTAGAAACTATCCTATCTCCTGTCAGGCGTGAAGACCCAGAATATATCCATCGACAAACATTCAAGGTTTATTCTGATATTAGCAAGGGTGCAACTGAAGATGCTGTGACGCTGATGCCAGAAGCCAGAGGTCATAACTTGCCTAAAAGCAGTCAAGCACCTCACTCCACATCGGTTTTAGCAATGATGCAGGAGCAGCAAGGAAAAGCAAATGCTACATCCAGTCATTGCTATTTGGATGCTAAACAAGGTAGTTGTACTTGTGTTGTGCAGGTGCAAAATGGTCAAGAGCGAATTTGGCAGTTTGCTAAAATCCTCTTGGATAGTCCTGAATTAAAAGTTGGGGGCGGTGATGCAGAAGTTCTCAACTCAACTAATAATTCAGCAAATTTCACTGATAATCTGTGGTTGGTTTTAGCTACGGATGTGACCGAACAACAACAGCTTTTTAAAGAATTGGCAGCTAAAAATGCTGATTTAATTCAACTTAATCGGTTAAAAGATGAGTTTCTAGCTTGTATTAGCCATGAATTAAAAACGCCGTTGACAGCAGTTTTAGGCTTGTCAAGATTACTGGCAGATCAACAATTAGGAGAACTGAACGAAAGACAAGCACGTTATGCGGGTTTAATTCATCAAAGTGGCCGTCATTTGATGAGTGTGGTGAATGACATTTTAGATTTGACGCGGATGGAAACGGGACAGATGGAACTGACTCCATCGCTGGTACAGATTCGGGAAGTGTGCGATCGCGCTTTATCAGAAGTGATTACACTCCACAGTCAACCAAGCAAAACCACCGAGTCTGCAAATGATCACCAATTCAGCCTGACCATTGAACCTGGTTTAAAGGAGATGGTAGCAGATGAATTACGCTTGCGGCAAATGCTGGTACACTTACTTTCCAACGCTTTTAAATTCACTGAAACCACTGGGGAACTTGGGTTGCGGGTAAATCGCTGGGAAGGATGGATTGCTTTTACAGTGTGGGATACAGGTATTGGTATTCCTGAACATCAACAACATTTAATCTTTCAAAAATTCCAACAGTTAGAAAATCCCCTAACTCGCCAATTTGAAGGCACTGGTTTAGGGTTAGTATTAACCAGGGCTTTAGCTCGATTACATGGTGGAGATGTGAGCTTTTTGTCTCGTGAAGGTAAAGGTAGCCAGTTTACATTGTTATTACCTCCTTCTCCTCCCAAAACCAGCTTTTCTGAATCAGAGGGGGGAAATTTAGAAGTACATCAACCTATTTCTTCTCAAAGGTTAATATTAGTAGTTGAGGCAGTAGCGCGATATATAGAAGACCTAACCCAACATCTGAAAGGTTTAGGTTATCGGGTGGTGATTGCGCGTTCCGGGACAGAAGCATTAGAAAAAGCGCGGCGCTTGCAACCAAAAACGATCTTTTTGAATCCCTTATTACCCCTGCTGTCTGGTTGGGATGTACTGACTTTACTAAAATCCGATAGTGCAACTCGCCATATTCCTGTGATTATCACTGCTACGGGGGCAGAAAAAGAACACGCTTATGCTAACAGGGCTGATGCTTTCTTGAGTTTGCCAGTGGAACATCAAGCTTTAGTACCCATTCTAGAAAGATTGTGTGCTACACCAGAAGTTCAGCAGGTAGGTTTAACAAATAGCGATATTGTACCGGAAAAAACTCCGTTGCGGATTCTGCGGTTGGTGAATCCAGAATTAGAGTCTGTTAATCCCCAACCCTCCCTACGTGAACATCGAGTTATTGAAGTAGATGATTTAGATCAGGCAGAAATTTTAGCGCGGGTGTGGCAGTTTGATGTCATTTTGTTGGATGTTGACAGTTCTAATGCCCAACATTATCTGCAACACTTGACGAAGTACCAAAGGTTAGCAAAATTGCCTTTGGTGACTTGTGATGTAGCCACAACCTTGGCAGCTTCCCAAATATCAGGATTGGGTGTATTTCCTTGCTTAACGCCATTGGGTGGGGAAAATCTCAATAGCAACGGCAAACCAGATCCTTTATTATCGGTGTTGGAAATTGCTTCTAATATTGGTTGTCCTCCTAATATTTTAGTGGTTGATTTGGCTAAGTTTGGTGATTTACCACAGATAAAACGCAAGCCTGCTAAGGGTTATAGGTTAGAAAAGAAATCTGCTGTACAAGACGTTAACCAAACACTCACAAATGATCAGGAAATGGGTTATTCTGCACAGAATAATCAAAGGGGATCTGAGTGGTTTCAAGCTTTAATTCAGTATTTACAAACTGCTGGTTTTAAAGCTGCTATGGGTAACTCTTGGACTGAACTTTTGCAACAAATTCGCCATCAAAGTGTTGATTTACTATTAATTTGTTTGGGAGAATCTGCTGCTGATAAAGAAGCACAAGAAGCGTTAACAGCTTTGTCAGATTTATCTTTTAATTTACCTCCAATTTTGTTAATTGATAAAAGATTAAATCAGGTAAATACAGCCATTGATCAAACCCAAAATAACCAAAATAATGATTATCAGTGGGGAGAAATACCAGAAAGTATCGCTATTCAGAGACTACCTCATTCGATTTCAATGGCAGACTTATTAAATCAAATTAATCAAGCTTTAGGAAAGGGGTGA